One window of the Tubulanus polymorphus chromosome 11, tnTubPoly1.2, whole genome shotgun sequence genome contains the following:
- the LOC141913329 gene encoding sperm-specific sodium:proton exchanger-like produces the protein MAANGSLVSDFRACPPGHTSVAVILFIFSACMIGAISRSLLKRLPIPYTVFLMVVGLLFGTLSRYVESVQEYTTMARADPHIILFVFLPVLVFESAFDMEAHTFFRSFAQILLLSVPGLILASFLTAVFAIYSYDYNWGWPEALMYGSILSATDPVAVVALLKDVGASKHLAMLIEGESLLNDGAAIVMFDIFETLTERTLAASAAVELVGWSMLYAFGGPLYGLVMGKLTTFWLSKIFNDAITEITVTLSVTYVIFYTGENFLFVSGVLAVVVLGVVMSADKTSISPEVEAFLHRFWQMLAYLANTLIFILVGVLIVEQGLTAFTPIDAFYILALYCAVTVIRGLMILLFSPILSNLGYGMSWRTGVVLTWGGLRGAVSLALALLVARNQKIDPDRIGNKVLLHTAGIVLLSLLLNATTTKWLLKILGMSDISVPKRMAMGGAVRTLKQTKERTLSMLKTDRFLADSDWDFVDKHTPIVDPYKTNNEEAELANLTYLKRVSVCPDCEGCVPNDPSPKEWQEMEEEARIRLLKAQRTSYWKQFEQGMLSREAVRRLIEMTEEAVDKDKGYMDVTEMKRSWEVRGIYAYLRSRLETWIKSSSYSQIPPPERECLMGPYFAANSIAFEVFIYVAIFTNLIPIVLELAVEDQYEKTDPTYLEIMLSLRIINYIYFIIYLIEAIIKILGFRKHYFSSHWNQLDLVILIFSLVDIILDLSIEQSSLGFQLSATQIVRVARVAKVFRLLRITRALRLFKAVIPPIIAFLNGRINKQLSFGYDVGMGYVVGEEEVRKLLDQMIDDKKIAKKMCGIIESGRLEVVKELGLIQRDMPGIAVSVKTRHAIRVVLNNLRDTISELRGDGLLDDMESSKLEQMVEELMKRQQSAPAYIPPPSPERIMRNIPWIAGDYHLLGFVKQKAKLVSFDYKDVIMKRGDPPKGLYIVVSGLVRVEAMIGDDAYFDEDLFVDYLTTGSIIGEMGLITNKPRNADVMCETAVQSYYLSQGDMNLALQAFQDEPSLEYRLWRVCAIRIAATVLMRQPQYQGMTQEKVKLHLEISYLPDIYGKKTFEIQPSMKDVILIQGYAFNAYTKDLYQGPCYINNTTNKLIFTVKEPGLKNVILVVPVEDTGFVPVSDARSSITGLAAKQASSLCLRHASKLRLDLVNRISSHDLAKRGSVGRLIARASSHKMNLHQLPPVESDKPQDGDFAKRFPKLNSLLKDNRRSDSHLPPLPPVSAVGGGAPRVIEITPTIKTPDEEKDKTSYEDV, from the exons ATGGCTGCGAACGGTTCTCTTGTCTCTGATTTCAGAGCATGTCCACCCGGCCATACGAGCGTAGCCGTCATCTTATTCATATTCTCGGCATGTATGATCGGAG CGATCTCGCGCTCGTTACTGAAAAGGCTACCGATTCCGTATACGGTGTTTTTGATGGTCGTCGGTCTATTGTTCGGAACGTTGTCTCGTTACGTCGAAAGCGTACAGGAATACACGACGATGGCGCGAGCCGATCCTCACATTATCCTCTTCGTATTTCTACCCGTGCTCGTGTTCGAATCCGCGTTTGATATGGAAGCTCACACGTTCTTCAGAAGTTTCGCTCAGATTTTGCTTCTCTCCGTTCCCGGATTGA TTTTAGCGTCATTTTTGACGGCCGTATTTGCCATCTACAGCTACGATTATAACTGGGGCTGGCCTGAAGCGTTAATGTACGGCTCAATACTGAGCGCTACCGATCCGGTCGCCGTCGTCGCTCTACTCAAAGATGTCG GAGCGTCCAAACACCTGGCGATGTTAATAGAAGGCGAATCGTTGTTAAACGACGGAGCCGCGATCGTCATgttcgatatttttgaaacgCTCACCGAACGAACTTTAGCCGCTTCTGCTGCCG TGGAACTGGTTGGTTGGAGTATGCTGTACGCGTTCGGTGGTCCATTGTACGGTTTAGTGATGGGAAAACTGACAACGTTTTGGctttctaaaatattcaacGACGCAATTACAGAAATCACTGTAACTCTCAGTGTCACTTATGTTATATTCTACACGG GTGAAAATTTCTTGTTTGTGTCGGGAGTTTTAGCCGTAGTTGTTTTGGGGGTTGTAATGAGCGCCGATAAGACCAGTATCAGTCCCGAAGTCGAAGCGTTTTTGCACAG GTTCTGGCAGATGTTGGCGTATTTGGCGAATACGTTGATTTTCATACTGGTCGGAGTGTTAATCGTCGAACAAGGTTTGACGGCGTTCACGCCGATCGATGCATTCTACATCCTCGCGCTATACTGCGCCGTTACTGTCATCAG GGGTTTGATGATTCTGTTGTTCAGTCCGATTCTCTCTAATCTTGGTTATGGAATGAGCTGGCGAACTGGTGTTGTATTAACGTGGGGTGGTCTACGCGGAGCGGTCAGTTTAGCGTTAGCGCTGCTAGTCGCACGCAATCAGAAGATTGATCCCGATCGAATCGGAAACAAG GTGTTGTTGCATACGGCTGGAATAGTGTTACTGTCCCTGCTGTTGAATGCCACCACCACAAAGTGGCTGTTGAAAATCTTAG GTATGAGTGATATTTCGGTGCCAAAACGAATGGCTATGGGTGGAGCGGTACGTACGCTGAAACAGACTAAAGAACGTACGTTGAGCATGCTGAAAACCGATCGATTTCTCGCCGATTCTGATTGGGATTTCGTCGATAAACACACGCCAATAGTCGATCCCTATAAAACTAACAACGAAGAG GCAGAGTTGGCTAATTTGACGTATTTGAAGAGAGTCAGCGTCTGCCCCGACTGCGAGGGCTGCGTGCCGAATGACCCGTCTCCTAAAGAATGGCAGGAAATGGAAGAGGAGGCTCGTATAAGATTACTGAAAGCTCAACGA ACGAGTTACTGGAAACAGTTTGAGCAGGGAATGTTGTCTCGTGAGGCGGTACGACGTCTTATCGAAATGACTGAAGAAGCTGTCGACAAAGATAAAGG ATACATGGATGTGACTGAGATGAAGAGATCGTGGGAAGTACGTGGTATATACGCCTATCTG CGTTCCCGTTTGGAGACGTGGATCAAAAGTTCGTCGTACTCGCAGATCCCGCCGCCGGAACGCGAGTGTCTCATGGGTCCGTACTTCGCGGCGAACAGCATCGCGTTCGAGGTTTTCATTTACGTGGCGATCTTCACGAATTTGATCCCGATCGTGCTGGAATTGGCCGTCGAAGACCAGTACGAAAAAACCGACCCGACCTACTTGGAGATAATGCTGTCGCtgagaatcatcaattatatctatttcatcatCTACTTGATCGAAGCTATCATCAAG ATTCTGGGTTTTCGGAAGCACTATTTCTCCAGTCATTGGAATCAGCTCGATTTGGTTATTCTCATATTTTCGTTGGTCGACAtcattttggatttgtcgatCGAGCAGAGTTCGCTCGGGTTCCAGTTGAGCGCGACGCAGATCGTGAGAGTCGCCCGAGTCGCGAAGGTTTTCCGATTGCTGCGAATCACCAGGGCTTTACGATTATTCAAG GCGGTAATTCCACCGATAATCGCGTTTTTGAACGGACGAATCAACAAACAGCTCAGTTTCGGCTACGACGTCGGTATGGGCTACGTCGTCGGCGAGGAGGAGGTGCGCAAACTGCTCGATCAGATGATCGACGACAAGAAGATCGCGAAAAAAATGTGCGGAATCATCGAAAGCGGACGATTAGAAGTCGTCAAAGAATTAG GTTTGATACAGAGAGATATGCCAGGTATAGCCGTATCAGTGAAAACACGTCACGCGATCAGAGTAGTGTTAAATAATCTGAGAGATACGATATCTGAACTGAGAGGAGATGGTTTATTAGACGACATGGAATCGAGTAAACTTGAACAG ATGGTCGAAGAGTTGATGAAACGCCAACAGAGCGCGCCGGCGTATATTCCACCTCCGTCTCCCGAGAGGATCATGCGTAATATACCGTGGATCGCCGGTGATTATCATCTACTCGGATTTGTGAAG caaaAAGCCAAATTGGTGTCGTTCGATTACAAGGACGTGATCATGAAACGTGGCGATCCTCCGAAGGGTCTTTATATCGTTGTATCCGGGCTCGTGCGA GTCGAAGCTATGATCGGCGATGATGCGTATTTCGATGAAGACTTGTTTGTCGATTATCTGACGACAGGAAGTATCATCGGTGAAATGGGTTTGATAACGAATAAACCGCGCAATGCTGACGTCATGTGTGAAACAGCTGTACAG TCGTATTATTTGTCTCAAGGCGACATGAATCTAGCGTTGCAAGCGTTCCAAGACGAACCGTCGCTCGAGTATCGATTGTGGAGAGTTTGCGCGATCAGAATCGCTGCTACGGTCTTAATGAGGCAACCGCAATACCAG GGTATGACTCAGGAGAAGGTTAAACTACACCTGGAAATCTCTTACCTGCCCGATATCTATGGTAAAAAGACGTTCGAAATTCAGCCATCCATGAAAGATGTTATCCTCATACAAG GTTATGCCTTCAACGCGTACACTAAAGATCTCTACCAGGGTCCGTGTTATATCAACAATACGACAAATAAACTCATATTCACT GTGAAGGAACCGGGTTTGAAGAACGTGATTCTCGTCGTACCGGTCGAAGATACCGGATTCGTGCCGGTGTCCGACGCGCGTTCGTCGATAACCGGCCTCGCCGCGAAGCAAGCGAGCTCGCTGTGTCTGCGTCACGCCTCTAAACTTCGTTTGGATCTTGTTAATCGTATTAGCTCGCACGAT CTGGCTAAACGCGGCAGTGTTGGTCGACTGATAGCCAGAGCGAGCAGTCACAAGATGAATCTACATCAGCTGCCGCCGGTCGAGTCTGATAAACCTCAGGACGGAGACTTCGCTAAACGATTTCCCAAACTGAATTCGCTGCTCAAAGACAATCGACG GTCGGACAGTCATCTACCACCTCTACCCCCGGTATCAGCGGTCGGCGGTGGAGCTCCGCGCGTCATCGAAATAACGCCCACTATCAAAACCCCCGACGAGGAGAAAGACAAAACTTCGTACGAAGACGTTTGA